One window of Caldisericia bacterium genomic DNA carries:
- the argF gene encoding ornithine carbamoyltransferase: MSLKGRHLLTLYDFTKEELNLFLQAGEELKLRSKMGEKTLILSGKKLGMIFEKPSTRTRVSFEVAMYELGGHAIYLSSNELQLKRGETIADTARVLSRYLDGIMARVYSHKNLVELAEYSTIPVINGLSDKFHPCQVLGDLLTIKEKKGRLEGIKLTYVGDGNNVCHSLMIGGVKMGLKVVISTPKEYQPDPEVIKMAKECEKDGGELILIEDPIEAVKDSDVIYTDVWVSMGQEDSEIKKKRLLPYQVNKELVKYAKEDYIFMHCLPAHRGEEVVDEVIDSPNSVVFDQAENRLHIQKGILSLLL; encoded by the coding sequence ATGAGTTTAAAAGGAAGACATCTTTTAACTCTTTATGATTTTACAAAAGAGGAACTAAATTTATTTTTACAAGCAGGAGAGGAACTTAAATTAAGATCAAAAATGGGTGAAAAAACTTTAATTCTTTCAGGTAAAAAGTTGGGTATGATTTTTGAGAAACCATCCACAAGAACGAGAGTATCTTTTGAAGTTGCAATGTATGAACTTGGAGGGCATGCAATTTATCTTTCATCAAACGAACTCCAACTTAAAAGAGGAGAAACAATTGCTGATACTGCAAGAGTTCTCTCAAGATATTTAGATGGAATAATGGCAAGAGTTTATTCTCACAAAAACTTAGTAGAACTAGCAGAATATTCAACTATTCCAGTTATAAATGGTTTATCTGATAAGTTTCATCCATGTCAAGTCTTAGGTGATCTTTTAACAATAAAAGAAAAAAAGGGAAGATTAGAGGGAATTAAATTAACTTATGTTGGAGATGGAAATAATGTATGTCATTCTTTAATGATTGGTGGGGTAAAAATGGGGCTTAAAGTAGTTATTTCAACCCCAAAAGAGTATCAACCAGATCCAGAGGTTATAAAAATGGCTAAGGAATGTGAAAAAGATGGTGGTGAACTGATCTTAATTGAAGATCCGATTGAGGCAGTTAAAGATAGTGATGTTATATATACTGATGTTTGGGTATCAATGGGACAAGAAGATAGTGAAATTAAAAAGAAAAGACTTCTTCCATATCAGGTAAACAAAGAACTTGTAAAATATGCAAAAGAAGATTACATTTTTATGCATTGCCTTCCTGCACATAGAGGTGAAGAAGTTGTGGATGAAGTTATAGATAGCCCAAATTCTGTTGTTTTTGATCAAGCAGAAAACAGATTACACATTCAAAAAGGAATTTTATCGCTTTTATTATAA
- a CDS encoding M2 family metallopeptidase, with product MEIKEFLDKVNSELKELIKEVSLNYWNLATTGEKKWEEKLKESDLKLRKYLSDKEKFKLVEKYLKDTSLSKIEHRELLLLRNEMLPNQISEEKLKELSTKEIEIESIFVNFRGKIDGKEVSDNEIVEILRNEKDSSLRKKAWEASKEIGEVVAPKIYELVKLRNSIARDFGYSNYYEMMFDLQELNVNEVHKIFKDFKSKTDTSFMIIKDEIDERVSEKLGIPSQDIMPWHYSDRFYQEAPNVYDIPFDEIFKNRNIEDLTKKTYSEIGMEVEEILKRSDLYERKGKNQHAFCIFIDREEDVRILANIRPNEKWAETMLHEMGHAVYDKYIDKNLPVILRTPSHIFTTEAVAMFFGRLVRKPEWYKKILKMNPNDVEKFEIELIKSLRDQLMISARWIITFVFFERELYEREENIDTLWYDFVSQNQFLNIPEERRGKPDWAAKIHFGTNPVYYQNYLLGEMMASQMEFYIKNNISDEIFNKKIGAFFINKIFKPGASLRWDELLIQSTGETLNPDYLIKEVSIL from the coding sequence ATGGAAATTAAGGAATTTTTAGATAAGGTAAACAGTGAATTAAAAGAGTTAATTAAAGAAGTTAGTTTAAATTATTGGAATCTAGCCACAACTGGCGAGAAAAAGTGGGAAGAAAAATTAAAGGAAAGTGACTTAAAATTAAGAAAGTATCTTTCTGATAAAGAGAAATTTAAACTTGTTGAAAAATATCTTAAAGATACATCCCTCTCAAAGATTGAACATAGAGAACTTCTTCTTTTAAGAAATGAAATGCTTCCAAATCAAATAAGTGAAGAAAAATTAAAAGAATTATCAACAAAAGAAATAGAAATAGAATCAATTTTTGTTAATTTTAGGGGGAAAATCGATGGTAAAGAAGTAAGTGATAATGAAATTGTTGAAATTTTAAGGAATGAAAAGGATTCATCTTTAAGAAAAAAGGCTTGGGAAGCAAGTAAAGAGATAGGCGAAGTAGTTGCACCAAAAATTTATGAACTTGTAAAATTAAGGAATTCTATTGCAAGAGACTTTGGTTATTCAAACTATTATGAAATGATGTTTGATTTACAAGAGTTAAATGTCAATGAAGTTCATAAAATATTTAAAGATTTTAAATCAAAAACTGATACTTCTTTTATGATTATAAAAGATGAAATTGATGAAAGGGTTTCAGAAAAATTAGGAATTCCATCACAAGATATAATGCCATGGCATTATAGTGATAGATTTTACCAAGAAGCGCCAAATGTTTATGATATTCCATTTGATGAAATTTTTAAAAATAGAAATATAGAAGATTTAACCAAAAAAACATATTCTGAAATTGGAATGGAAGTTGAAGAGATTTTAAAAAGAAGCGATCTTTATGAAAGAAAAGGGAAAAATCAACATGCTTTTTGTATTTTTATAGATAGAGAAGAAGATGTTAGAATTTTAGCGAATATAAGACCAAATGAAAAGTGGGCTGAAACAATGCTTCATGAAATGGGTCATGCTGTTTATGATAAATATATAGACAAAAATCTCCCAGTAATATTAAGAACCCCTTCACATATTTTTACGACTGAAGCAGTGGCAATGTTTTTTGGCAGATTAGTAAGAAAACCTGAATGGTATAAAAAAATATTAAAGATGAATCCAAATGATGTTGAAAAGTTTGAAATTGAACTAATTAAATCTTTAAGAGATCAACTTATGATTTCTGCAAGATGGATTATAACCTTTGTATTCTTTGAAAGAGAACTTTATGAAAGAGAAGAAAATATTGACACACTTTGGTATGATTTTGTTTCTCAAAATCAATTTTTGAATATTCCAGAGGAGAGAAGAGGTAAACCAGATTGGGCAGCAAAGATTCATTTTGGAACAAACCCAGTATACTATCAAAACTATCTTCTTGGAGAAATGATGGCTTCTCAAATGGAATTTTATATAAAAAATAATATATCAGATGAAATTTTCAATAAAAAGATAGGTGCATTTTTTATAAATAAAATCTTTAAACCAGGTGCAAGTTTGAGATGGGATGAACTTTTAATACAATCAACAGGAGAAACTCTCAATCCAGATTATTTAATAAAGGAGGTTTCAATTTTATAA
- a CDS encoding chromate transporter — translation MILKLFFIFFKIGLFSFGGGWSALSIIKDELVSIYKLITLKEFLDMVSIAEITPGPIALNIATYTGNKFASVSGSFFASVALILPGIIILILLETILNFLNKRYDLSKFYKSLRVGVAVLVLFATYLITSNSIIDFKTFLIFLSLLILIFLKKNLHPLFIVFLGGIGVMLIKML, via the coding sequence ATGATTTTAAAACTTTTCTTTATATTCTTTAAAATAGGTCTTTTCTCTTTTGGAGGTGGATGGAGTGCTTTATCAATTATTAAAGATGAACTTGTAAGTATTTATAAATTAATTACATTAAAAGAATTTCTAGATATGGTTTCAATTGCTGAAATAACCCCAGGTCCTATTGCTTTAAATATTGCGACTTACACTGGAAATAAATTTGCTTCTGTTTCTGGTAGTTTCTTTGCGTCTGTTGCTTTAATTTTACCTGGGATAATAATTTTAATTTTATTGGAAACAATATTAAATTTTTTAAATAAAAGATATGATCTTTCAAAATTTTATAAGAGTTTAAGAGTTGGTGTTGCTGTATTGGTTTTGTTTGCAACTTATTTAATAACATCAAATTCAATAATTGATTTTAAGACATTTTTAATTTTTTTGTCTCTTTTAATTTTAATTTTTCTTAAAAAGAATCTTCATCCTCTTTTTATTGTTTTTCTTGGGGGTATAGGAGTTATGTTAATTAAAATGTTATAA
- a CDS encoding chromate transporter, whose amino-acid sequence MRFKLLLFFTFLKISALTLGGGYAMVPIIEREIIKKNIIDKEEFLKLFSKAQSAPGPIAVNTAFMIGMKLGGILLGFYYVLGVFIPPFFAILIVASLFKKYINLFYIQYFLEGIRVGIAVILINFFLGIIKNFKIYEFVFLLFGFLLIYFLKLHSIYTLVSITFLYFIFISIRVKK is encoded by the coding sequence ATGAGATTTAAATTATTATTATTTTTTACTTTTTTAAAAATAAGTGCCTTAACACTTGGAGGGGGTTATGCTATGGTTCCTATAATTGAGAGGGAAATTATTAAAAAAAATATCATTGATAAAGAGGAGTTTTTAAAATTATTTTCAAAAGCACAAAGTGCTCCAGGTCCAATTGCGGTTAATACTGCTTTTATGATTGGAATGAAACTTGGTGGAATTTTATTAGGTTTTTATTATGTTTTAGGTGTATTTATTCCGCCATTTTTTGCTATTTTAATTGTTGCATCTTTATTTAAAAAATATATAAATTTATTTTATATTCAATATTTTCTTGAAGGAATAAGAGTTGGAATTGCTGTTATATTGATTAATTTTTTTCTCGGAATTATTAAAAATTTCAAAATTTACGAATTTGTTTTTCTTTTGTTTGGTTTTTTACTAATCTATTTTTTAAAACTCCATTCAATTTACACTCTAGTTTCAATTACATTTTTATATTTTATTTTTATTTCAATTAGGGTTAAAAAATGA
- a CDS encoding alanine racemase, with translation MYPRLIINLKAIGENYLKIRKKCEELGVELIPVTKVVRGDENIVRTLISLGAKTIGDSRIKNIKNFSHLRVQKLLLRAPSFSEIDEVVDLVDISLETELSTIEKLSLSLKKKGKKHGVIVMVEVGELREGVMPEDVIPFVKKILSFPNIIFLGLGTNTTCFSGIIPDEKNLKILYELKSKLEEEKIPVKVISGGGSNLLKMIWDHKLPNFINQIRVGEGIFCGVEAINRENLPGLREDTFLLEAQLIEVKRKPSKPWGKRTKDAFGEEVEFKDEGLMIRGILSLGRQDINLGGIKPEEDIKVIGASSDHMVINLNKRYFLKVGDIISLRLNYSGILSAMTSPYIEKVYIEE, from the coding sequence ATGTATCCAAGATTAATTATTAATTTAAAAGCAATAGGTGAAAATTATTTAAAGATAAGAAAAAAGTGTGAAGAGTTAGGAGTTGAACTTATTCCTGTTACAAAAGTTGTTAGAGGTGACGAAAATATTGTTAGAACCCTTATCTCCCTTGGTGCTAAAACCATTGGAGATTCAAGAATAAAAAATATAAAAAATTTTTCTCATCTTAGAGTTCAAAAACTTCTTTTAAGAGCGCCTTCTTTTTCAGAAATTGATGAAGTAGTTGATTTAGTTGACATTTCTTTGGAGACAGAACTTTCAACAATTGAAAAACTTTCACTCTCCTTAAAAAAGAAAGGTAAAAAACATGGTGTTATTGTAATGGTTGAAGTGGGAGAGTTAAGAGAAGGAGTAATGCCAGAAGATGTAATTCCATTTGTAAAAAAAATCTTAAGTTTTCCAAATATTATTTTTTTAGGACTTGGAACAAATACAACTTGTTTTTCAGGAATAATTCCAGATGAAAAGAATTTAAAAATACTTTATGAATTAAAATCAAAACTTGAAGAAGAGAAAATTCCTGTTAAAGTTATCTCAGGAGGAGGATCTAATTTATTGAAGATGATTTGGGACCATAAACTTCCAAATTTTATTAATCAAATAAGAGTAGGAGAAGGAATTTTTTGTGGTGTTGAAGCAATAAATAGAGAAAATCTTCCTGGTTTAAGAGAAGATACATTTCTTCTTGAAGCACAATTAATTGAAGTAAAAAGGAAACCATCAAAACCATGGGGTAAAAGAACAAAAGATGCATTTGGAGAGGAGGTTGAGTTTAAAGATGAAGGATTAATGATTAGAGGAATCCTTTCTTTAGGAAGACAAGACATCAATTTAGGTGGAATAAAACCTGAAGAAGATATAAAAGTAATAGGAGCATCAAGTGATCATATGGTTATAAATTTAAATAAAAGATACTTTTTAAAAGTTGGAGATATTATCTCTTTGAGATTAAACTATTCAGGAATTTTATCAGCAATGACTTCTCCTTATATTGAAAAAGTATATATTGAAGAATGA
- a CDS encoding aldo/keto reductase produces the protein MNYKEYKKFKISEIGIGTYSLSGVYGKKDLNEFKKMINRAYELGINFFDTAEAYGDAEKILGEFVKDFRKNIYIATKVGIKKGVIPNLKEDYILTACEESLKNLKTDYIDLYQIHFNDPYTPVEETVNALEKLKKEGKIREYGIGHLPMSIVEEYFKIGNVFSFLVELSAVVRESKRDLIPLSEKYNIGIIAFSTTGRGILTGKFNENKKFEPQDIRNFDPLFQYEKFESAIRIYNKFKELSKKYDKTPVQMAINWVLCQNKIITALIGPSNIEHLEEDIKASGFKISNDDLNELEIFFKKEDEWIKEEAKKRIYKILNEPLNLDFFKNFKDLVYVIEMSLILKLTEEKEILPIFQKLFGFLKNFEKISKNDFENIKEELKNLINY, from the coding sequence GTGAATTATAAAGAATATAAAAAATTTAAAATTTCTGAAATTGGAATAGGAACTTATTCATTAAGTGGTGTTTATGGTAAAAAAGATTTAAATGAGTTTAAGAAAATGATAAATAGAGCATATGAATTGGGTATAAATTTTTTTGATACAGCAGAGGCTTACGGAGATGCCGAAAAAATTCTTGGAGAGTTTGTTAAAGATTTTAGAAAAAATATTTATATTGCTACTAAAGTTGGCATTAAAAAAGGAGTTATACCCAATCTTAAAGAAGACTATATCTTAACAGCATGTGAAGAAAGTTTAAAAAATTTAAAAACAGATTATATTGATTTATACCAAATACATTTTAATGATCCTTACACTCCAGTTGAAGAGACAGTAAATGCTTTAGAGAAATTAAAAAAAGAAGGGAAAATTAGAGAATACGGAATTGGTCATCTTCCAATGTCTATAGTAGAGGAGTATTTTAAAATTGGAAATGTGTTTTCTTTTCTTGTTGAATTAAGTGCAGTTGTAAGGGAGTCAAAAAGAGATTTAATACCTTTAAGTGAAAAATATAATATTGGAATTATTGCTTTTAGTACAACTGGAAGAGGAATTCTAACTGGAAAATTTAACGAAAATAAAAAATTTGAGCCACAAGATATAAGAAATTTTGATCCTTTATTTCAATATGAAAAATTTGAATCTGCAATAAGAATATATAATAAATTTAAGGAATTAAGTAAAAAATATGATAAAACCCCAGTACAAATGGCAATAAATTGGGTATTATGTCAAAACAAGATAATTACAGCTCTTATAGGGCCTTCAAATATTGAACATCTTGAAGAGGATATTAAAGCAAGTGGGTTTAAAATTTCTAATGATGATTTAAATGAATTGGAAATATTTTTTAAAAAGGAGGATGAATGGATAAAAGAAGAGGCCAAAAAGAGAATTTATAAAATTTTGAATGAACCTCTAAATTTAGATTTCTTTAAAAATTTTAAAGATCTTGTATATGTTATTGAGATGAGTCTAATATTAAAATTAACTGAAGAAAAAGAAATATTACCAATATTTCAAAAACTTTTTGGTTTTCTTAAAAATTTTGAAAAAATTTCGAAGAATGATTTTGAAAATATAAAAGAGGAGTTAAAAAATTTAATTAACTATTAA
- a CDS encoding branched-chain amino acid transaminase encodes MPIKESKFIWMNGEFVNWWDAKIHILSHVIHYGSGVFEGIRCYKTDKGPEIFRLKDHLIRLKNSAKIYRMELPYSIEELREATKELIRKNDLESAYIRPIAYRGYGTIAPNPLGVPVEVSIIAFDMGKYLGDENIKKGINVSVSSWRKFAPDTLPAMAKASGNYLNSQLALMETVSYGFDEAILLDYFGYVSEGSGENIFLVKNEILYTPPLSSSILEGITRDTIIKIAKDIGIEVRVEFIPREALYVADEMFLVGTAAEVTPVISVDKIPVGNGSVGKITRLLQEKYSKIVEGKEEDKYGWCDYVNI; translated from the coding sequence ATGCCTATTAAAGAATCTAAATTTATTTGGATGAATGGTGAATTTGTCAATTGGTGGGATGCTAAAATTCATATATTATCTCATGTTATACATTATGGTTCAGGAGTTTTTGAAGGAATAAGGTGTTATAAAACAGATAAAGGACCTGAAATTTTCAGATTAAAAGATCACCTTATTAGATTAAAAAATTCTGCAAAAATTTATAGAATGGAACTACCATATTCAATTGAAGAGTTAAGGGAAGCAACAAAAGAGTTGATAAGAAAGAATGATTTAGAGTCAGCCTATATAAGACCAATAGCGTATAGGGGGTATGGAACAATAGCGCCAAATCCCTTGGGTGTTCCAGTAGAAGTGTCTATTATTGCATTTGATATGGGAAAATATCTTGGTGATGAAAATATTAAAAAGGGAATAAATGTTTCAGTTTCATCTTGGAGAAAATTTGCTCCTGATACTCTTCCTGCAATGGCAAAAGCAAGTGGAAATTACTTGAATTCACAACTTGCCTTAATGGAAACTGTAAGTTATGGTTTTGATGAAGCAATTCTTCTTGATTATTTTGGTTATGTTAGTGAAGGCAGTGGTGAAAACATTTTTCTTGTTAAAAATGAGATTCTTTATACACCTCCACTTTCTTCTTCAATTCTTGAAGGAATTACAAGAGACACAATTATAAAAATTGCAAAAGATATAGGAATTGAAGTAAGAGTTGAATTTATTCCAAGAGAGGCACTTTATGTAGCAGATGAAATGTTTTTAGTTGGAACAGCAGCAGAAGTTACTCCAGTTATAAGTGTAGATAAAATTCCAGTTGGAAATGGCAGTGTTGGTAAAATAACAAGATTACTTCAAGAAAAATATTCAAAAATTGTTGAAGGAAAAGAAGAAGATAAATATGGATGGTGTGATTATGTAAACATTTGA
- the tsaD gene encoding tRNA (adenosine(37)-N6)-threonylcarbamoyltransferase complex transferase subunit TsaD, whose protein sequence is MKVLGVETSCDDTSMAIVENGKLISMVRATSEDFHKKYGGVVPEIAARKQLEIFPYVIEELEKKSGISINQVEGVSVTIGPGLVGSLLVGVEFAKTLSYSLSIPLIGVNHLEGHIYSIFFDHDLKFPFLSLIISGGHTILLIFEENFKYKFLGETVDDSAGEIIDKIGRKLGFDYPAGKALDDLALKGDPKKYKFSIPKFKDKEKRYSFSFSGLKTEVLNVINKGDFKIEDLVSSMFYTIYESLMKKIELAYEEFNINRVSVVGGVSASKFLRQFFSLNNNFEFYFPSFEFSTDNGGMIALVGERYLLEGYFSDYDLDAVASLKLNTNPYIKKN, encoded by the coding sequence ATGAAAGTTTTAGGTGTTGAAACTTCATGTGATGATACATCAATGGCTATTGTTGAAAATGGAAAACTCATCTCAATGGTAAGAGCAACATCAGAGGATTTTCATAAAAAATATGGAGGAGTGGTGCCAGAAATTGCTGCTAGAAAGCAACTCGAGATTTTTCCCTATGTTATTGAGGAACTCGAAAAGAAAAGTGGAATTTCAATTAATCAAGTTGAAGGAGTTTCAGTTACAATTGGACCAGGTCTTGTTGGATCTTTACTTGTTGGTGTTGAATTTGCAAAAACCCTTTCATATTCTCTTTCAATTCCTCTAATTGGTGTAAATCACTTAGAAGGCCATATTTACTCAATTTTTTTTGATCATGATTTAAAGTTTCCATTCTTATCTTTAATAATATCTGGTGGTCATACAATTCTTTTAATTTTTGAAGAAAATTTTAAATATAAATTTTTAGGAGAGACAGTTGATGATTCAGCAGGAGAGATTATTGATAAGATAGGGAGAAAATTAGGTTTTGATTATCCTGCTGGAAAAGCGCTTGATGATCTTGCACTTAAAGGAGATCCAAAAAAATATAAATTTTCTATTCCAAAATTCAAAGATAAAGAAAAAAGGTACTCATTTTCATTCTCGGGTTTAAAAACTGAAGTTTTAAATGTTATAAATAAAGGAGATTTTAAAATTGAAGATCTTGTCTCTTCGATGTTTTATACAATATATGAATCGCTTATGAAAAAAATTGAACTTGCATATGAGGAGTTTAATATAAATAGAGTATCAGTTGTTGGTGGAGTTTCTGCAAGCAAATTTTTAAGACAATTTTTTAGTTTAAATAATAATTTTGAATTTTATTTTCCTTCTTTTGAGTTTTCAACTGATAATGGAGGAATGATTGCATTAGTTGGCGAAAGATATTTATTAGAAGGTTATTTTTCTGATTATGATCTTGACGCAGTTGCATCATTAAAATTAAATACAAATCCATATATAAAGAAAAATTAG